A single genomic interval of Corylus avellana chromosome ca10, CavTom2PMs-1.0 harbors:
- the LOC132163206 gene encoding probable LRR receptor-like serine/threonine-protein kinase At1g06840, with translation MLVYEYMSNGTLWDHLSAKCKAPLSFSMRLRIALGSAKGILYLHTEANPPIFHRDIKASNILLDSKYTAKVADFGLSRLAPIPDIEGTEPAHISTLVKGTPVNAAYQSGMIFSVVDEGMGSCPSECLVIFATLALRCCENETDARPSMAEVVRELERIWLLMPESNIGIADPMAVAAEKLKVVTPPSSSSTLKNSNMWSDASVSGSNLVSGDISDITPR, from the exons ATGTTGGTCTATGAGTATATGTCAAATGGTACTCTATGGGATCACCTTTCTG CCAAGTGTAAAGCACCTCTTAGTTTTTCTATGAGATTAAGAATTGCCCTGGGATCAGCTAAGGGCATCCTCTACCTACATACAGAAGCTAACCCTCCAATATTTCACCGAGATATCAAGGCCAGCAACATATTATTGGACTCTAAGTATACTGCAAAAGTTGCCGATTTTGGACTTTCGCGACTTGCCCCAATTCCAGATATTGAAGGGACTGAGCCTGCTCATATATCCACACTTGTGAAGGGGACACCG GTTAATGCCGCTTATCAATCTGGTATGATCTTTTCGGTTGTTGATGAGGGAATGGGATCTTGTCCTTCTGAATGTTTGGTGATATTCGCAACTTTGGCCCTCAGGTGTTGCGAAAATGAGACAGATGCACGACCTTCAATGGCAGAGGTGGTCCGAGAACTTGAACGTATATGGCTTCTGATGCCCGAGTCCAACATCGGAATAGCAGACCCCATGGCCGTTGCTgctgaaaaattaaaagtagtCACTCCACCATCATCATCCTCTACACTGAAGAATTCTAATATGTGGTCAGATGCATCTGTATCTGGGAGCAACCTTGTTAGTGGAGACATTTCAGACATCACGCCTagatag
- the LOC132163191 gene encoding probable LRR receptor-like serine/threonine-protein kinase At1g06840, which translates to MIKRFYTKYLKIWKYEWEDRQHNVSKASMKIDGVKDFTYGEMALATNNFNISTQVGQGGYGKVYKGILANGTVVATQRAQEGSLQGEKEFLEEIELLSRLHHRNLVSLIGYCDEEGEQEVASIKTKDYECCKSKKIADVIRHIKADPMVADVVKVMTPPSSSSNVKHPYVSKDLSGSNLDSGVVPTITPR; encoded by the exons ATGATTAAGCGCTTCTACACGAAATATCTCAAAATTTGGAAGTATGAATGGGAAGATAGACAGCATAATG TGTCTAAGGCCTCAATGAAAATTGATGGTGTGAAAGATTTCACTTATGGAGAAATGGCTCTTGCTACAAACAATTTTAACATCTCCACTCAGGTAGGCCAAGGAGGGTATGGAAAGGTTTATAAAGGCATTCTGGCTAATGGTACAGTTGTGGCTACACAACGTGCACAAGAGGGATCCTTACAAGGTGAAAAGGAGTTCTTAGAAGAGATAGAACTGTTGTCAAGGTTACATCATCGAAACCTAGTGTCTTTGATTGGATATTGTGATGAAGAAGGTGAACAG GAAGTTGCCTCCATAAAGACCAAAGATTATGAATGCTGTAAGAGCAAGAAAATTGCAGATGTCATACGACATAT AAAGGCGGATCCCATGGTCGCCGATGTTGTAAAGGTTATGACTCCACCATCATCATCCTCCAATGTGAAGCATCCTTATGTGTCGAAGGATTTATCAGGCAGCAACCTTGATAGTGGAGTCGTCCCAACCATCACGCCTAGATAG
- the LOC132163200 gene encoding probable LRR receptor-like serine/threonine-protein kinase At1g06840 isoform X2 → MYHSRACTYGIYIVSCLCWWSSLLIGGAQHHFTDPIEVTALQAIKRSLIDPYKNLSNWNQGDPCTSNWRGVVCFNTTLDDGYLHVQQLQLLKMNLSGSLSPELGRLSNMTILDFMWNNISGSIPKEIGNITSLELLLVNGNQLTGPLPEALGSLSNLDRIQIDENRISGSIPISFSNLNKAKHFHMNNNSISGQIPPELSKLPRLVHFLVDNNNLSGYLPPEFSKMPNLRILQLDNNHFDGTTIPSSYSYMSKLLKLSLRNCNLQGPIPDLSQIPNLYYLDLSSNQLNGSVPQYRLSEKITTIYLSNNNLTGTVPANFSGLPHLQKLSVANNSLIGSVLSTIWQNRTLNGMESLKVLQGNPLCSTTNLVQFCGSESEDENNSQSSTDTTSNCQSQECPPPYEYFPTSPVPCFCAAPLLVGYRLKSPGFIDFRPYRYAFEDFLTSALKLFRYQLYIDSITWEEGPRLRMYLKIFPVNDVNENSHIFNGSEVQRIMNMFISWKINDPGVFGPYEVLSFTLLDIYNDVISTSPRSALSMGALAGIVLGAIAGAVALSTVVSLLIVRMRMRKYHAISRRRHSSKAFMKIDGVKAFTFREMAMATEKFYSSTEIGQGGYGKVYKGILADGTVVAIKRAQEGSLQGENEFLTEIELLSRLHHRNLVSLIGYCDEGGEQMLVYEFMSNGSLRDHLSASKSKEPLSFAMRLRIALGSAKGILYLHTEANPPIFHRDIKASNILLDSNYTAKVADFGLSRLAPIPDIKGTVPAHISTIVKGTPGYLDPEYFLTHKLTNKSDVYSLGVVFLELLTGMRPITHGKNIVREVNVTYQSGKIFSVIDERMRSCPSECLVIFATLALKCCQDVTDARPSMAEVVRELERICLMMPESGIRIADPMGVDAEKTVTPPSSSSTLKNSDMWSDVSGSNLVSGDISSITPR, encoded by the exons ATGTATCATTCAAGAGCTTGCACGTATGGAATATATATTGTTTCATGCTTGTGCTGGTGGTCTTCACTACTTATAGGAGGAGCACAGCATCACTTTACCGACCCTATAGAAG TAACGGCATTGCAAGCTATCAAGAGAAGTTTGATAGATCCCTATAAGAATCTGAGTAATTGGAATCAAGGAGATCCATGTACGTCAAATTGGAGAGGGGTTGTGTGCTTCAATACGACATTAGATGATGGATATCTACATGTTCAACAATT GCAACTACTAAAAATGAATTTGTCAGGAAGTTTATCACCAGAGCTTGGCCGCTTATCGAATATGACAATATT GGATTTTATGTGGAACAACATAAGTGGGAGTATACCAAAGGAGATAGGCAATATTACGTCTTTGGAACTCTT GCTTGTGAATGGAAACCAATTAACAGGTCCCTTACCTGAAGCGCTCGGTTCTCTCTCAAACTTGGACAGAATACAAATTGACGAGAATCGCATATCAGGATCGATACCTATatcattttcaaacttgaaCAAAGCGAAGCACTT TCACATGAACAACAATTCAATTAGTGGGCAAATTCCACCTGAACTATCTAAATTACCAAGACTTGTTCACTT CCTTGTTGATAATAACAACTTATCAGGGTACCTTCCACCAGAGTTCTCCAAAATGCCGAATTTACGGATACT TCAACTTGATAACAATCACTTTGATGGGACTACAATTCCCTCTTCTTACAGCTACATGTCTAAATTGCTGAAGTT GAGCCTTAGGAACTGCAACTTGCAAGGACCTATTCCTGATTTGAGCCAAATACCAAACCTTTATTATCT GGATCTCAGTTCAAATCAGCTAAATGGATCCGTACCTCAGTATAGGCTTTCTGAGAAAATCACAACCAT CTATTTATCCAACAACAATCTTACTGGAACGGTTCCTGCCAACTTTTCGGGTCTTCCTCATCTTCAGAAACT GTCAGTCGCGAACAATTCATTGATTGGTTCTGTTCTATCCACTATTTGGCAAAATAGGACTTTGAACGGAATGGAAAGCCTTAAAGT GCTTCAAGGGAATCCCTTATGCTCAACTACCAATCTGGTCCAGTTTTGTGGATCTGAAAGTGAGGATGAAAATAATAGCCAGAGTTCAACAGATACCACTTCTAATTGTCAATCTCAAGAGTGCCCACCCCCTTATGAATATTTCCCTACATCTCCTGTACCTTGTTTCTGTGCTGCCCCTCTGCTTGTTGGATATCGGTTGAAAAGTCCTGGATTCATAGATTTTCGCCCCTACAGATATGCATTTGAGGACTTCTTGACATCTGCTCTTAAGTTATTTCGTTATCAACTGTACATTGATTCCATTACATGGGAAGAAGGACCTCGACTCAGAATGTACCTGAAAATATTTCCTGTAAATGATGTTAACGAGAATTCTCATATCTTCAATGGGAGTGAGGTTCAGCGAATTATGAACATGTTCATATCATGGAAAATTAATGATCCTGGCGTATTTGGACCTTATGAAGTTCTTAGCTTCACTCTACTTGACATTTATAATGATG TGATTTCCACCTCTCCAAGGTCTGCTTTAAGCATGGGCGCATTGGCTGGCATAGTATTGGGGGCCATTGCAGGTGCAGTTGCATTGTCTACAGTTGTTTCTCTCCTGATAGTAAGAATGCGGATGAGGAAGTACCATGCAATTTCTAGAAGACGTCATT CATCCAAGGCCTTCATGAAAATTGATGGTGTGAAGGCTTTCACTTTTAGAGAAATGGCTATGGCTACAGAAAAATTTTACAGCTCCACTGAGATTGGCCAGGGAGGGTATGGAAAGGTTTATAAAGGCATTCTAGCTGATGGTACAGTTGTTGCCATAAAACGTGCACAAGAGGGATCCTTACAGGGTGAAAATGAGTTCTTAACAGAGATAGAACTGTTGTCAAGATTACATCACAGAAACCTCGTGTCTTTAATTGGATATTGTGATGAAGGCGGTGAACAG ATGTTGGTCTATGAGTTTATGTCAAATGGTTCTCTAAGGGATCACCTTTCTG CCTCCAAGTCTAAAGAACCTCTTAGTTTTGCTATGAGATTGAGAATTGCCCTGGGATCAGCTAAGGGCATCCTCTACCTGCATACGGAAGCTAACCCTCCAATATTTCACCGGGATATCAAGGCCAGCAACATATTATTGGACTCTAACTATACGGCAAAAGTTGCCGATTTTGGACTTTCGCGACTTGCCCCAATTCCAGATATCAAAGGGACTGTGCCTGCTCATATATCCACAATTGTGAAAGGGACTCCA GGTTACCTTGATCCGGAGTATTTCTTAACTCATAAACTCACGAACAAAAGTGATGTTTATAGTCTCGGTGTGGTATTTCTAGAACTCCTAACTGGGATGCGGCCAATCACACATGGCAAAAACATTGTTAGAGAG GTCAACGTCACATATCAATCTGGTAAGATCTTTTCGGTTATTGATGAGAGGATGAGATCTTGTCCTTCTGAATGTTTGGTGATATTCGCAACTTTGGCCCTCAAGTGTTGCCAAGATGTGACAGATGCACGACCTTCAATGGCAGAGGTGGTCCGTGAACTTGAACGTATATGCCTTATGATGCCTGAGTCCGGCATTAGAATAGCAGACCCCATGGGAGTTGATGCTGAAAAAACAGTGACTCCACCGTCATCATCCTCTACATTGAAGAATTCTGATATGTGGTCAGATGTATCCGGAAGCAACCTTGTTAGTGGGGACATTTCAAGCATCACGCCTAGATAG
- the LOC132163527 gene encoding large ribosomal subunit protein uL16-like, which produces MGRRPARCYRQIKNKPYPKSRYCRGVPDPKIRIYDVGMKKKGVDEFPFCVHLVSWEKENVSSEALEAARIACNKYMTKFAGKDAFHLRVRVHPFHVLRINKMLSCAGADRLQTGMRGAFGKPLGTCARVSIGQVLLSVRCKDSNSHHAQEALRRAKFKFPGRQKIIVSRKWGFTKFSRTDYLRFKAENRIVPDGVNAKLLGCHGPLARRQPGRAFLDAIA; this is translated from the exons ATGGGGAGGA GACCTGCCAGGTGTTATCGTCAGATTAAGAACAAACCATACCCGAAATCACGGTATTGCCGTGGTGTACCTGACCCCAAGATCAGGATTTATGATGTaggaatgaaaaagaaaggagtGGATGAGTTTCCTTTCTGTGTTCATTTGGTGTCATGGGAAAAAGAGAATGTTTCAAGTGAAGCTCTTGAGGCTGCACGTATTGCTTGCAACAAATATATGACCAAATTTGCTGGGAAAGATGCTTTCCATTTGCGAGTCAGGGTGCACCCTTTCCATGTCTTGCGTATTAACAAGATGCTTTCATGTGCTGGAGCTGATAGGCTTCAGACTGGGATGAGGGGTGCTTTTGGGAAACCACTGGGCACTTGCGCGAGGGTGAGCATTGGCCAAGTTCTTCTATCTGTTCGCTGCAAGGACAGTAACAGCCATCATGCTCAGGAGGCCCTACGCCGTGCAAAATTTAAGTTTCCGGGCCGTCAGAAGATCATTGTCAGCAGGAAATG GGGGTTCACAAAGTTCAGCAGAACTGATTATCTGAGGTTCAAAGCAGAGAATCGAATTGTGCCAGATGGTGTCAATGCCAAG CTTCTTGGATGCCATGGACCTTTGGCAAGGCGTCAACCTGGAAGAGCATTTTTGGATGCTATTGCATAA
- the LOC132164206 gene encoding putative B3 domain-containing protein At5g58280, whose protein sequence is MATCISNTYEAARNQQVELNKKKFEDLGILKISKNLAELPSSEKKSQQRPPKPRLKTTCVSEPRRSSRARNPVPSYRDDIDVGLPTFRKRSRPSNSWGSYLARPLDEVREASQKERERAFEAAAELQSNLKSGNPSFIKSMVRSHVYSCFWLGLPSTFCEDHLPKTLLDMVLEDEDSVEFPATYIGKRAGLSGGWRAFALDHKLDDGDALVFELTEPTRFKIYIIKAFPLSIQEKSEDYEDKEEINAAKTTSKAGLKLESQPNQKQKSRKAAVHASDDLESPQKLQPKSETNSEDKSRDENPTKTNGMVSQRFQKKGKSVGTSELKVEIVENSDRCASQKPRNRPAPKLFRKKAF, encoded by the exons ATGGCTACTTGCATCTCCAACACCTACGAAGCAGCGCGCAATCAACAAGTTGAACTCaacaaaaagaagtttgag GATTTGGGAATTTTGAAGATCTCAAAAAATTTGGCTGAACTACCAAGTTCTGAGAAGAAGTCACAG CAACGTCCTCCAAAGCCCAGATTGAAGACCACCTGTGTATCGGAACCAAGACGTTCTTCCCGTGCACGTAACCCAGTCCCTTCATATCGTGATGAT ATTGACGTAGGTCTTCCAACTTTTCGGAAGAGGTCAAGGCCGTCAAACTCTTGGGGAAG CTATCTTGCAAGGCCACTAGATGAAGTCAGAGAAGCTtctcaaaaagaaagagaacGTGCTTTTGAGGCTGCAGCAGAGCTCCAAAGCAATCTTAAGTCTGGAAATCCATCTTTTATCAAATCGATGGTTCGGTCTCATGTTTATAGTTGTTTTTGGTTG GGCCTTCCTTCTACATTCTGTGAGGATCATCTTCCGAAAACATTGTTGGATATGGTATTAGAGGATGAAGATAGCGTGGAATTCCCGGCAACATACATTGGTAAAAGAGCTGGGCTTAGTGGGGGATGGAGAGCTTTTGCATTGGACCATAAGTTGGACGATGGTGATGCACTGGTGTTTGAGTTGACTGAGCCAACAAGATTTAAG ATATACATAATTAAAGCATTTCCACTTTCCATTCAAGAGAAAAGTGAGGATTATGAGGACAAAGAAGAAATTAATGCTGCTAAAACAACATCAAAGGCAGGCTTGAAGCTTGAATCGCAACCAAATCAGAAACAAAAGTCGAGGAAAGCTGCAGTACATGCAAGTGATGATTTGGAAAGTCCTCAAAAGCTTCAGCCAAAGAGTGAAACAAATAGTGAAGACAAATCCCGAGATGAAAACCCAACTAAGACGAATGGAATGGTTTCTCAAAGATTTCAAAAGAAAGGTAAATCAGTTGGTACTAGTGAATTAAAGGTGGAAATAGTCGAGAATAGTGATAGGTGTGCTTCTCAGAAACCTAGAAATAGACCTGCTCCAAAGCTTTTTAGAAAGAAAGCATTTTAG
- the LOC132163200 gene encoding probable LRR receptor-like serine/threonine-protein kinase At1g06840 isoform X1, protein MYHSRACTYGIYIVSCLCWWSSLLIGGAQHHFTDPIEVTALQAIKRSLIDPYKNLSNWNQGDPCTSNWRGVVCFNTTLDDGYLHVQQLQLLKMNLSGSLSPELGRLSNMTILDFMWNNISGSIPKEIGNITSLELLLVNGNQLTGPLPEALGSLSNLDRIQIDENRISGSIPISFSNLNKAKHFHMNNNSISGQIPPELSKLPRLVHFLVDNNNLSGYLPPEFSKMPNLRILQLDNNHFDGTTIPSSYSYMSKLLKLSLRNCNLQGPIPDLSQIPNLYYLDLSSNQLNGSVPQYRLSEKITTIYLSNNNLTGTVPANFSGLPHLQKLSVANNSLIGSVLSTIWQNRTLNGMESLKVELQNNKLSNITGSTSVPPNVTVWLQGNPLCSTTNLVQFCGSESEDENNSQSSTDTTSNCQSQECPPPYEYFPTSPVPCFCAAPLLVGYRLKSPGFIDFRPYRYAFEDFLTSALKLFRYQLYIDSITWEEGPRLRMYLKIFPVNDVNENSHIFNGSEVQRIMNMFISWKINDPGVFGPYEVLSFTLLDIYNDVISTSPRSALSMGALAGIVLGAIAGAVALSTVVSLLIVRMRMRKYHAISRRRHSSKAFMKIDGVKAFTFREMAMATEKFYSSTEIGQGGYGKVYKGILADGTVVAIKRAQEGSLQGENEFLTEIELLSRLHHRNLVSLIGYCDEGGEQMLVYEFMSNGSLRDHLSASKSKEPLSFAMRLRIALGSAKGILYLHTEANPPIFHRDIKASNILLDSNYTAKVADFGLSRLAPIPDIKGTVPAHISTIVKGTPGYLDPEYFLTHKLTNKSDVYSLGVVFLELLTGMRPITHGKNIVREVNVTYQSGKIFSVIDERMRSCPSECLVIFATLALKCCQDVTDARPSMAEVVRELERICLMMPESGIRIADPMGVDAEKTVTPPSSSSTLKNSDMWSDVSGSNLVSGDISSITPR, encoded by the exons ATGTATCATTCAAGAGCTTGCACGTATGGAATATATATTGTTTCATGCTTGTGCTGGTGGTCTTCACTACTTATAGGAGGAGCACAGCATCACTTTACCGACCCTATAGAAG TAACGGCATTGCAAGCTATCAAGAGAAGTTTGATAGATCCCTATAAGAATCTGAGTAATTGGAATCAAGGAGATCCATGTACGTCAAATTGGAGAGGGGTTGTGTGCTTCAATACGACATTAGATGATGGATATCTACATGTTCAACAATT GCAACTACTAAAAATGAATTTGTCAGGAAGTTTATCACCAGAGCTTGGCCGCTTATCGAATATGACAATATT GGATTTTATGTGGAACAACATAAGTGGGAGTATACCAAAGGAGATAGGCAATATTACGTCTTTGGAACTCTT GCTTGTGAATGGAAACCAATTAACAGGTCCCTTACCTGAAGCGCTCGGTTCTCTCTCAAACTTGGACAGAATACAAATTGACGAGAATCGCATATCAGGATCGATACCTATatcattttcaaacttgaaCAAAGCGAAGCACTT TCACATGAACAACAATTCAATTAGTGGGCAAATTCCACCTGAACTATCTAAATTACCAAGACTTGTTCACTT CCTTGTTGATAATAACAACTTATCAGGGTACCTTCCACCAGAGTTCTCCAAAATGCCGAATTTACGGATACT TCAACTTGATAACAATCACTTTGATGGGACTACAATTCCCTCTTCTTACAGCTACATGTCTAAATTGCTGAAGTT GAGCCTTAGGAACTGCAACTTGCAAGGACCTATTCCTGATTTGAGCCAAATACCAAACCTTTATTATCT GGATCTCAGTTCAAATCAGCTAAATGGATCCGTACCTCAGTATAGGCTTTCTGAGAAAATCACAACCAT CTATTTATCCAACAACAATCTTACTGGAACGGTTCCTGCCAACTTTTCGGGTCTTCCTCATCTTCAGAAACT GTCAGTCGCGAACAATTCATTGATTGGTTCTGTTCTATCCACTATTTGGCAAAATAGGACTTTGAACGGAATGGAAAGCCTTAAAGT GGAGTTGCAGAATAACAAGCTTTCCAATATTACCGGCAGCACTAGTGTACCTCCAAATGTGACTGTCTG GCTTCAAGGGAATCCCTTATGCTCAACTACCAATCTGGTCCAGTTTTGTGGATCTGAAAGTGAGGATGAAAATAATAGCCAGAGTTCAACAGATACCACTTCTAATTGTCAATCTCAAGAGTGCCCACCCCCTTATGAATATTTCCCTACATCTCCTGTACCTTGTTTCTGTGCTGCCCCTCTGCTTGTTGGATATCGGTTGAAAAGTCCTGGATTCATAGATTTTCGCCCCTACAGATATGCATTTGAGGACTTCTTGACATCTGCTCTTAAGTTATTTCGTTATCAACTGTACATTGATTCCATTACATGGGAAGAAGGACCTCGACTCAGAATGTACCTGAAAATATTTCCTGTAAATGATGTTAACGAGAATTCTCATATCTTCAATGGGAGTGAGGTTCAGCGAATTATGAACATGTTCATATCATGGAAAATTAATGATCCTGGCGTATTTGGACCTTATGAAGTTCTTAGCTTCACTCTACTTGACATTTATAATGATG TGATTTCCACCTCTCCAAGGTCTGCTTTAAGCATGGGCGCATTGGCTGGCATAGTATTGGGGGCCATTGCAGGTGCAGTTGCATTGTCTACAGTTGTTTCTCTCCTGATAGTAAGAATGCGGATGAGGAAGTACCATGCAATTTCTAGAAGACGTCATT CATCCAAGGCCTTCATGAAAATTGATGGTGTGAAGGCTTTCACTTTTAGAGAAATGGCTATGGCTACAGAAAAATTTTACAGCTCCACTGAGATTGGCCAGGGAGGGTATGGAAAGGTTTATAAAGGCATTCTAGCTGATGGTACAGTTGTTGCCATAAAACGTGCACAAGAGGGATCCTTACAGGGTGAAAATGAGTTCTTAACAGAGATAGAACTGTTGTCAAGATTACATCACAGAAACCTCGTGTCTTTAATTGGATATTGTGATGAAGGCGGTGAACAG ATGTTGGTCTATGAGTTTATGTCAAATGGTTCTCTAAGGGATCACCTTTCTG CCTCCAAGTCTAAAGAACCTCTTAGTTTTGCTATGAGATTGAGAATTGCCCTGGGATCAGCTAAGGGCATCCTCTACCTGCATACGGAAGCTAACCCTCCAATATTTCACCGGGATATCAAGGCCAGCAACATATTATTGGACTCTAACTATACGGCAAAAGTTGCCGATTTTGGACTTTCGCGACTTGCCCCAATTCCAGATATCAAAGGGACTGTGCCTGCTCATATATCCACAATTGTGAAAGGGACTCCA GGTTACCTTGATCCGGAGTATTTCTTAACTCATAAACTCACGAACAAAAGTGATGTTTATAGTCTCGGTGTGGTATTTCTAGAACTCCTAACTGGGATGCGGCCAATCACACATGGCAAAAACATTGTTAGAGAG GTCAACGTCACATATCAATCTGGTAAGATCTTTTCGGTTATTGATGAGAGGATGAGATCTTGTCCTTCTGAATGTTTGGTGATATTCGCAACTTTGGCCCTCAAGTGTTGCCAAGATGTGACAGATGCACGACCTTCAATGGCAGAGGTGGTCCGTGAACTTGAACGTATATGCCTTATGATGCCTGAGTCCGGCATTAGAATAGCAGACCCCATGGGAGTTGATGCTGAAAAAACAGTGACTCCACCGTCATCATCCTCTACATTGAAGAATTCTGATATGTGGTCAGATGTATCCGGAAGCAACCTTGTTAGTGGGGACATTTCAAGCATCACGCCTAGATAG